The following coding sequences lie in one Fusobacteriaceae bacterium genomic window:
- a CDS encoding ABC transporter ATP-binding protein produces MPAIVVKNLNFSYENKKILDGISFAVPRGKLTGILGPNGCGKSTLLQNILGFLNEKSEAVEVLGKPRTSYTAAELAKKMAFVPQKSRLNANLCLYEFALLGRIPHMKSIFYGYSREDHRITEYVLRTLHLSEMKERMTMTLSGGEFQMLLLARALVQDPEILLLDEPTAALDLNHAISLMRRLNAEIRSRDLSACIVLHDLNLAALFCDGLILMHHGKVYRSGAPESVLTPENLKAVYGLSCVVTALPNGKPYIIPNIEEKID; encoded by the coding sequence ATGCCTGCCATTGTCGTCAAAAATTTGAATTTTTCGTATGAAAATAAAAAGATTCTGGACGGGATCAGTTTTGCGGTCCCCAGAGGGAAACTGACCGGGATTCTGGGCCCCAACGGCTGTGGCAAATCGACGCTCCTGCAGAATATACTGGGTTTTTTGAATGAAAAATCCGAAGCGGTCGAAGTTTTGGGAAAACCGCGTACGAGCTACACCGCGGCGGAACTTGCGAAAAAGATGGCTTTCGTACCGCAAAAATCAAGGCTCAACGCGAATCTTTGCCTGTATGAGTTTGCCCTTCTCGGCCGAATTCCACACATGAAAAGCATTTTTTACGGATATTCCCGGGAAGACCATCGAATCACGGAATACGTCCTGCGGACCCTTCACCTGTCGGAGATGAAGGAAAGGATGACCATGACGCTTTCCGGCGGGGAATTTCAGATGCTTCTTCTGGCAAGGGCGCTCGTGCAGGATCCGGAAATTCTTCTGCTTGACGAGCCGACGGCGGCGCTTGATCTCAATCACGCGATTTCTCTGATGAGACGCTTAAACGCCGAGATACGGTCCCGGGACCTGAGCGCGTGCATCGTTTTGCATGATTTGAATCTTGCCGCTCTTTTTTGCGACGGACTCATTCTGATGCACCATGGAAAAGTTTATCGCAGCGGCGCGCCGGAGAGCGTACTGACGCCGGAGAATCTCAAGGCGGTCTACGGGCTTTCCTGCGTCGTGACAGCGCTTCCGAACGGAAAGCCGTATATCATACCGAATATCGAAGAAAAAATTGATTGA